The sequence CTTAGCATGGCGCGGCTGGTCGGCCTATCGTGCTGGGAAACAAAGCCGCTAAACCAAGTGCAGCGCATAAATGCAGGTTTATGCGCTGCGCTAATGCCTATTGCTAACCTATTGCTGTCATCAACTTGCCACAATCATAACTATCATTGGAGCAAGGCCTAGAGTATAATAGCCCCAAGCATCAATCCATATTGCTAGGGTCTTGGGAGCTTTTCATGGCAGCAGATAAATCAATCGGCCAATCGTATCGCCAAATTCAACAAACCCTGCTTAATCAAATTCTCAGTACCATTTTAGCCTCAACCGGCACGCTCAGCGTGATAATGCTGATTGCCTTAGCCTTTCCCCAAGCCCGTACAATCCCGTTTGTGATTATGACGGTTGTCGCTGTGTGTGGTGTTATCGTTATCGTAACCAGTCAATATTGGATTCGGCGCGGCTATCCACGGCGTGGGGCATTTTTCTTTATTATGACCTCGATTCTATTAGGCGCAATTCTAGCGGTCGTATTTAATGTTCCCTCATTTATGGCATTAGTTTCGATTTTATTAATTATCGTTAGCGCTATTTTAATTGGATTTCGTTATACAATTTATCCGTTAAGCTTATCAGTTGTTATTTCAACCTTATTGATGATTTCAGAATATAATCAATGGTTCAAGCCCTATCAATTTGATAGTAGCGCGATTTTATCATTGATTATTCAGATTATTGCCACCTTGAGTATGTTGATTGTCACCGCCCTAGTGATTAATATGGCAGTCAAACGCTTAGAAGAAAGTGCCAATGAGGCATTTTTGCGGGCGCGTGATGCTGAAGAAGCTCGCTTCGATCAAATTGCGCTGAATGACCAATTGCACCACGACAACCTTGAAAAGCAAAAATTACTTGATGTGATTGCAGCCCTCGAAACCCCAGCAATTCCAATTTTAGCTGATACCGTGGTTATTCCCATTGTCGGCTATGTTTCTGATGATCGTTTAGAGAAGATTCAAAAACTTGTGCTTAAACATATTCATCGTGAGCGGAT comes from Chloroflexota bacterium and encodes:
- a CDS encoding STAS domain-containing protein; protein product: MAADKSIGQSYRQIQQTLLNQILSTILASTGTLSVIMLIALAFPQARTIPFVIMTVVAVCGVIVIVTSQYWIRRGYPRRGAFFFIMTSILLGAILAVVFNVPSFMALVSILLIIVSAILIGFRYTIYPLSLSVVISTLLMISEYNQWFKPYQFDSSAILSLIIQIIATLSMLIVTALVINMAVKRLEESANEAFLRARDAEEARFDQIALNDQLHHDNLEKQKLLDVIAALETPAIPILADTVVIPIVGYVSDDRLEKIQKLVLKHIHRERIQTVLLDITGVTSVDQSFAKGLKRLVQAIYVLGAKVFLTGIQPKTAHIFVDLDLHTALPSTYATIADAIEDLTALQRKR